The following coding sequences lie in one Flavobacterium sediminis genomic window:
- a CDS encoding peptidase domain-containing ABC transporter, with product MTPIQRFKNLIQIDKKDIYQIILYSILAGVISLSLPLGIQSIVNFLQAGKISTSWVVLVTIVVIGVAMVGILRIMQYRIIEDLQQKIFVRSSFEFAYRFPKIKFNKLYNYSPPELANRFFDTLTVQKGFSKLLLDISGAALQIFFGIILLSLYHSFFIFFGIILLILLYFIFKVNFNQGLKTSLEESNYKYKVAHWLQEIARNHLSFKNERLFDFSLDKNDALVNEYISHRESHFEILRKQFIQLTGFKVLITAGLLIIGGILVLNQQMNIGQFVAAEIIILTIITAVEKLFSGLELFYDVLTSLEKIGKVVDMEIETCDTNKNYQIGNEDIFLETENLSYKFPDGETEVLKNINIRIAPKDKILITGENGSGKTTLLRLLSRLLEPANGTVFINNNNYNKYSIDDYRSHIGVITVNDKLFEGTILENISCNNPDFPINQINELMEKLKLSKYIKSLPDGLDTKVHSEGKKMNSSIIQKILLARCIISTPKILYLEEPLENVDTQSAKEIIDFLTAEDKTWTIVVVSKNDYWKQKCNKHYNLENGVIQLIK from the coding sequence ATGACACCCATACAACGATTTAAGAACCTAATACAGATCGACAAAAAAGACATTTACCAAATTATCCTCTACTCTATCCTTGCAGGGGTAATCAGTCTTTCCCTGCCTTTAGGTATTCAATCTATTGTCAACTTCCTGCAAGCCGGAAAGATCAGCACTTCTTGGGTTGTTTTAGTTACTATTGTAGTCATCGGTGTTGCCATGGTAGGTATTTTGCGCATTATGCAATACCGCATCATTGAAGACCTTCAACAAAAAATATTCGTGCGTTCCTCATTTGAATTTGCGTATCGCTTTCCGAAAATTAAATTCAATAAACTATATAACTATTCTCCGCCTGAATTAGCCAACCGATTCTTTGATACACTAACGGTACAAAAAGGTTTTTCGAAATTATTATTAGACATCTCAGGTGCTGCTTTACAGATCTTTTTCGGGATCATTTTGTTATCCTTATACCATTCCTTCTTTATTTTCTTCGGGATTATTTTATTGATCTTACTTTATTTTATTTTCAAAGTAAACTTCAACCAAGGCTTAAAAACCAGTTTGGAAGAATCCAATTATAAATACAAAGTGGCTCATTGGCTACAGGAAATTGCCCGAAACCATTTGAGTTTTAAAAACGAACGCTTATTTGATTTTTCATTAGATAAGAATGATGCGTTAGTAAACGAGTACATCTCACACCGCGAAAGTCACTTTGAAATCCTCAGAAAACAATTCATTCAGCTAACAGGCTTTAAAGTCTTGATCACAGCCGGTCTTTTAATCATAGGAGGGATCTTAGTACTGAACCAACAAATGAACATCGGACAATTTGTTGCGGCTGAAATCATTATTTTAACCATTATCACTGCTGTTGAAAAATTATTCTCCGGCTTAGAATTGTTTTATGATGTACTGACTTCTCTGGAAAAAATAGGAAAAGTTGTGGACATGGAAATTGAAACCTGTGATACGAACAAAAACTACCAGATAGGAAATGAAGATATCTTCTTAGAAACAGAGAACTTAAGTTATAAATTCCCTGACGGAGAAACTGAAGTCCTTAAAAACATCAACATCCGCATTGCTCCTAAAGACAAAATATTGATCACCGGAGAAAACGGTTCCGGCAAAACAACGCTACTTCGTTTACTAAGCCGGCTGCTGGAACCTGCAAACGGAACTGTATTTATCAACAACAACAATTATAACAAATATTCCATTGACGATTACCGCTCACATATAGGAGTTATTACCGTAAACGACAAATTATTTGAAGGAACCATCTTAGAGAACATCAGTTGTAACAACCCGGATTTCCCTATCAACCAGATCAATGAACTGATGGAAAAACTGAAATTAAGTAAATACATCAAATCATTACCCGATGGTCTGGACACAAAAGTTCATTCCGAAGGAAAAAAGATGAACTCTTCCATTATTCAAAAAATACTCTTAGCCCGTTGTATTATTTCAACTCCTAAAATTTTGTATCTGGAAGAACCTTTAGAAAACGTTGACACACAATCGGCAAAAGAAATTATTGATTTCTTAACTGCCGAAGATAAGACCTGGACTATTGTTGTGGTTTCTAAAAATG
- a CDS encoding TetR/AcrR family transcriptional regulator codes for MHSIIENVKITINEKLYLKDPETSELGRKIVGQSILLINEIGFDAFTFKKLGERIQSNESSIYRYFENKHKLLVYLSSWYWSWVEYNLVLATNNIENPEKKLNKALEIITRNVQKDDSIAHIDEYILNKIIIAEFTKTFLTKEVDEENEDGFFVVYKRVINRIHLMIESVNPTYKYSKSLASSIVQGALHQNFLKDHFQSITSLSESNCLTDFYKDLIKKVLL; via the coding sequence ATGCATTCTATTATAGAAAATGTAAAAATTACTATTAACGAGAAACTATATCTTAAAGATCCCGAAACTTCTGAATTAGGGAGAAAGATAGTAGGACAAAGTATTTTACTGATTAATGAGATCGGTTTTGATGCATTTACTTTTAAAAAACTAGGAGAGCGAATCCAGTCCAATGAAAGTTCAATCTATCGCTATTTTGAGAACAAACACAAGCTTCTGGTTTATTTATCTTCCTGGTACTGGTCCTGGGTTGAATACAATCTGGTCTTAGCAACAAACAACATCGAAAACCCTGAAAAAAAACTCAATAAAGCTCTTGAGATCATTACTCGTAATGTGCAAAAAGATGATTCGATCGCTCACATTGATGAATACATTTTAAACAAAATCATTATTGCCGAATTCACCAAAACATTTTTAACCAAAGAGGTCGACGAAGAAAACGAAGATGGCTTTTTTGTAGTCTACAAAAGGGTCATTAACCGGATTCACCTGATGATCGAAAGTGTAAACCCAACATACAAATACAGTAAAAGCTTAGCTTCATCTATTGTACAGGGAGCTTTGCACCAAAACTTCTTAAAAGACCACTTTCAAAGCATTACCAGTCTTTCTGAAAGTAATTGCCTAACCGATTTTTACAAAGATCTTATCAAAAAAGTATTATTATGA